A window from Methylococcus mesophilus encodes these proteins:
- a CDS encoding SAM-dependent methyltransferase, which produces MYYLEPNKDYRNDSLRKGTEFSEDEIRVDTAKHYDDCYWDYRTAWFDNENLALHYGYWEEGIKTHSQALINKNRIMAAIAGIKAGDHVLDAGCGIGGSSIWLAKHLGAHATGITVSEQQVEHARRNARRHGVSDKTEFRAADFCKTPFPDASFDVVWAVESSCYATDKREFFREAYRVLKPGGTLIACDGYATKREFDEAEWQAVMDCLNGWAVPNLSTVEEFQAGMEECGFCEVHITEATRETLPSSRRMYLTALWTAPMQWMMHWLGLRKKAQTANYKVALAQWKVFNEGMVRYCIFRAKKPL; this is translated from the coding sequence ATGTATTACCTCGAACCCAACAAAGACTACCGCAACGATTCCCTGCGCAAGGGCACCGAGTTTTCCGAAGACGAAATCCGCGTCGATACCGCCAAGCATTACGACGACTGTTACTGGGATTACCGCACCGCCTGGTTCGACAATGAAAACCTGGCGCTGCACTACGGCTACTGGGAAGAGGGCATCAAGACCCACAGCCAGGCCCTCATCAACAAGAACCGGATCATGGCCGCGATCGCCGGGATCAAGGCGGGCGATCATGTCCTGGACGCCGGCTGCGGCATCGGCGGCAGCTCCATCTGGCTGGCCAAGCACCTCGGCGCCCACGCCACCGGCATCACCGTCAGTGAGCAGCAGGTCGAGCACGCCCGTCGCAATGCGCGGCGGCATGGTGTGTCCGACAAGACCGAATTCCGGGCGGCCGATTTCTGCAAGACGCCGTTCCCGGATGCCTCCTTCGACGTGGTCTGGGCCGTCGAGAGCAGCTGCTACGCTACCGACAAGCGCGAATTCTTCCGCGAGGCCTACCGGGTACTCAAGCCGGGCGGCACCCTGATCGCCTGCGACGGCTACGCCACCAAGCGCGAGTTCGACGAAGCCGAATGGCAGGCGGTGATGGACTGCCTGAACGGCTGGGCGGTGCCCAATTTGTCGACCGTGGAGGAGTTCCAGGCCGGCATGGAAGAGTGCGGTTTCTGCGAGGTCCACATCACCGAAGCCACCAGGGAAACCCTGCCCTCGTCCCGCCGCATGTATCTCACGGCGCTCTGGACTGCGCCCATGCAATGGATGATGCATTGGCTGGGACTGCGCAAAAAGGCCCAGACCGCCAACTACAAGGTGGCTCTGGCGCAGTGGAAAGTATTCAACGAAGGCATGGTGCGCTACTGCATTTTCCGGGCGAAAAAACCGTTGTAA
- the rimO gene encoding 30S ribosomal protein S12 methylthiotransferase RimO codes for MKTPQIGFVSLGCPKALVDSERILTQLRAEGYGVVPTYRDADLVVVNTCGFIDAAVEESLEAIGEALAENGKVIVTGCLGERPEEIQARHPSVLEVTGAHAYEEVMRAVHQHLPPLHDPFMDLVPPQGVRLTPRHYAYLKISEGCNHRCSFCIIPSLRGDLVSRPIGEVMTEAERLVAAGVKEILVVSQDTSAYGVDLGYRTGFWGSRPLRTRFQELARALGDLGVWVRLHYVYPYPHVDEVIPLMAEGRILPYLDIPFQHANARVLKAMKRPAAAENTLAAIHRWRETCPELTLRSTFIVGFPGETEDEFRELLDFLEDAQLDRVGCFEYSPVKGAAANALPDPVPDEVKAERHARFMEVQERISAARLQARVGRTETMLVDEVVEEGAVARSRADAPDIDGQVFIDGATHLKVGEFVDATFEDADEHDLWARLED; via the coding sequence ATGAAAACTCCCCAAATCGGCTTCGTCAGCCTTGGCTGTCCCAAGGCGCTCGTGGACAGCGAGCGCATCCTCACCCAGTTGCGCGCCGAGGGCTACGGCGTCGTGCCGACCTACCGGGACGCCGACCTGGTGGTGGTGAACACCTGCGGCTTCATCGACGCGGCGGTCGAGGAGTCGCTGGAGGCGATCGGCGAAGCGTTGGCGGAAAACGGCAAGGTGATCGTCACCGGCTGCCTCGGCGAGCGTCCGGAGGAGATCCAGGCGCGTCACCCGTCGGTGCTGGAGGTGACCGGCGCCCATGCCTACGAGGAAGTCATGCGCGCGGTGCACCAGCACCTTCCGCCGCTGCACGATCCCTTCATGGATCTGGTGCCGCCGCAGGGCGTCCGGCTGACCCCTCGCCATTATGCCTACCTCAAGATATCGGAAGGCTGCAACCACCGCTGCAGCTTCTGCATCATCCCTTCGCTGCGCGGCGATCTGGTCAGCCGCCCGATCGGCGAGGTGATGACCGAGGCCGAGCGCCTGGTGGCCGCCGGCGTGAAGGAAATCCTGGTGGTGTCGCAGGACACCAGCGCCTACGGGGTGGACCTGGGCTATCGCACCGGCTTCTGGGGCAGCCGGCCGCTACGCACGCGCTTCCAGGAGCTGGCGCGGGCGCTGGGCGATTTGGGCGTTTGGGTGCGACTGCACTACGTCTATCCGTACCCCCATGTCGACGAGGTAATCCCGCTGATGGCGGAAGGGCGGATCCTGCCTTACCTCGACATCCCATTCCAGCACGCCAACGCCCGTGTGCTGAAAGCCATGAAACGACCGGCGGCGGCGGAAAACACTCTCGCCGCCATCCACCGCTGGCGCGAAACCTGTCCGGAGCTGACCTTGCGCAGTACTTTCATCGTCGGCTTCCCTGGCGAGACCGAAGACGAGTTCCGCGAGCTGCTCGATTTCCTGGAGGACGCCCAGCTCGACCGGGTCGGTTGCTTCGAATATTCGCCGGTGAAGGGTGCGGCGGCCAACGCCCTGCCCGATCCGGTGCCGGACGAGGTGAAGGCCGAGCGCCATGCCCGCTTCATGGAAGTGCAGGAGCGCATCAGCGCGGCGCGGCTACAGGCGAGAGTCGGGCGAACCGAAACTATGCTGGTGGACGAGGTGGTGGAAGAAGGCGCGGTCGCCCGCAGCCGGGCCGACGCCCCGGACATTGACGGCCAGGTATTCATCGATGGCGCCACTCACCTCAAGGTCGGCGAGTTCGTGGATGCGACTTTCGAGGATGCGGACGAGCACGATTTGTGGGCCCGCCTGGAGGACTGA
- a CDS encoding FKBP-type peptidyl-prolyl cis-trans isomerase, producing the protein MQISPHKVVLIHYTLTNDEGDVLDSSSADEPLAYIHGLGNIISGLEEALTGRTVGDSFKVTVPPEEAYGLHDENLVQAVPRDAFEGVDEILPGMQFHAESNEGMQIVTVLEVLEGEVVLDGNHPMAGMTLHFDVEVAEIRDATSEELEHGHVHGPGGHHH; encoded by the coding sequence ATGCAAATCTCCCCCCACAAGGTTGTTCTCATCCACTATACCCTAACCAACGACGAGGGAGACGTCCTCGACAGCTCCAGCGCGGACGAGCCGCTGGCCTACATCCACGGGCTGGGCAACATCATTTCCGGCCTCGAAGAGGCGCTGACCGGCCGGACCGTCGGCGACAGCTTCAAGGTCACCGTTCCGCCCGAAGAAGCCTATGGCCTGCACGACGAGAACCTGGTTCAGGCGGTGCCGCGCGACGCATTCGAAGGCGTCGACGAAATCCTGCCCGGCATGCAGTTCCATGCCGAATCCAACGAAGGCATGCAGATCGTGACGGTGTTGGAAGTGCTGGAAGGAGAGGTGGTGCTGGATGGCAACCATCCCATGGCCGGCATGACCCTGCATTTCGACGTCGAAGTGGCCGAAATCCGCGATGCAACCTCCGAAGAGCTCGAACACGGCCACGTCCACGGTCCCGGCGGTCACCACCACTGA
- a CDS encoding efflux RND transporter periplasmic adaptor subunit, whose protein sequence is MAPRSSRAAALLCCLLAGSARAGDEAEAVSEHPARVAQEFGVVLEPARQRLAGIETRVLEAVEYQPETRSLGRIVDIQPLLELRSRYRAAQADAKITDAALRLARKNRDRLASLHSEAIVATRELIHAESQLAADEARAVTARQHLRELQEEGLQVWGAELFKAAVAGDSRLFDDLLQRRRVLILVTLHHNQALPADASRVMVAREGDRQAAQPAELVSAAPRTDDIVQGETWFFHTDARKLRTGMRIEAWIPVSGEKLSGVVIPRSAQVWHEGRTWVYLRAAEDRFIRRPVDAHRDYGDAWFVDAGIAPGESLVTRGAQLLLSEEQRHAIPEEDD, encoded by the coding sequence ATGGCGCCCCGTTCCTCGCGCGCGGCCGCCCTGCTCTGTTGTCTGCTCGCAGGCTCTGCTCGCGCCGGTGACGAAGCCGAGGCGGTTTCCGAACATCCGGCCCGGGTGGCACAAGAATTCGGGGTCGTACTTGAACCGGCGCGGCAGCGACTCGCCGGCATCGAAACCCGTGTCCTGGAGGCCGTCGAATACCAGCCCGAGACGCGGTCGTTGGGCCGGATCGTGGACATCCAGCCGCTGCTCGAGCTGCGCTCGCGCTACCGCGCGGCCCAGGCCGACGCCAAGATCACCGACGCCGCCCTTCGGCTCGCCCGCAAGAACCGCGACCGGCTCGCCAGCCTGCACAGCGAAGCCATCGTCGCCACCCGCGAACTGATCCATGCCGAATCCCAGCTCGCCGCCGACGAAGCGCGGGCCGTGACGGCACGCCAGCATCTCCGGGAATTGCAGGAGGAAGGCCTGCAGGTTTGGGGGGCCGAGCTTTTCAAGGCCGCCGTGGCGGGGGACTCCCGCTTGTTCGACGACCTGCTGCAACGGCGCCGGGTGCTGATCCTGGTCACCCTGCATCACAACCAGGCTCTGCCCGCGGACGCTTCCCGCGTCATGGTGGCGCGCGAGGGCGACCGGCAGGCGGCGCAGCCCGCCGAACTGGTCTCGGCGGCGCCGAGAACCGACGACATCGTGCAAGGGGAAACCTGGTTCTTCCACACCGACGCCCGCAAGCTGCGCACCGGAATGCGCATCGAGGCCTGGATTCCGGTATCGGGCGAAAAGCTGAGCGGCGTCGTGATTCCCCGCTCGGCGCAGGTCTGGCACGAGGGCCGGACCTGGGTCTACCTGCGGGCCGCGGAAGACCGTTTCATCCGGCGCCCGGTGGACGCCCACCGCGACTACGGCGACGCCTGGTTCGTCGATGCCGGCATCGCGCCGGGCGAGTCGCTGGTGACACGGGGAGCCCAACTCCTGCTGTCGGAGGAACAGCGCCACGCGATCCCCGAAGAGGACGACTGA
- a CDS encoding efflux RND transporter permease subunit: MLGPVVRFAVRRSGVVVALAVLLAAYGLYRAATAKLDIFPEFSAKRVVVQTEAQGLTARQVETLLTLPIERKLAGIVGLDTLRSESIQGLSVVTAVFEDDTDLYRDRQLVSERLALLAGQLPEGAGTPVLVPLSSSSATVLTLGLTAKTVSPMELRTLADWVVTPRILAVPGVADVNVFGGAVQQLQVEVDPARLKRFGLDLNAVSVAVRQSFRTQGAGFVENENQRLALQVTGLPLGPESLGNVILNRSPGAVLKLQDVGTVAFGPRPPIGAAAVNGAAGIVMMVIGQYGANTLEVSRGVERGLAELAPVLAEQGVTLHPHLFRPADYIERALDSLAGHLLAGGLLVVAVLYAFLYNLRSALISAVAIPLSLLGAFVVLQAFGVSLNLMVLGGLAIALGEVVDDAIIDTENIFRRLRENRAAALPRPAREVVYEASMEVRGSVVYASFIVALVFVPLLGLGGVAGRLFAPLGYAYIVAILISLATALTVTPALCVALLAGSKETAGTPPLIRWLQPLYGRWLRRTAKRPGRLAAGSLTICILAVALAPGLGGDFLPRLREGHYIVHTASLPGTSLQESLRIGGLIVRAILQIPGVESASQWAGRAERGADTYGSHYSEYEVRLHPMSGGEQQAVLDRLRGLLEGFPGIRAEVNTFLTERVNETISGYTSPVAVNLYGDDLDLLDRKARELAAEIGKVAGAADVQLRSPPGSPLAEIRLRPDQLQIWGLRPGDVMDAVDTAFAGRTVGRFALGQRIFDAAVILRPDLRHSLEGLRELPLKGQDGILVPLGEVAEVAETGERYNILHRGGRRIQTVTAGVEGRDLASFLEEMRTRLDAVLKRSSGVYGEIAGAAVEQGIARRDLIARACLAGGGVLILTYLAIGSFRHTVIALANLPFSLAGGVLAAVLSGTSLSVGALVGFVTLFGITIRNSIMLLSHYRHLVEREGQNWNLDTAVQGAQERLPSILMTALVTALAMLPIAIGSDNPGREIMGPMAAIIIGGLLSSTCLNLALLPAMLLRWGRFFRKPVECRP, from the coding sequence ATGCTGGGGCCGGTGGTCCGCTTCGCCGTGCGCCGCAGCGGCGTCGTGGTCGCGCTCGCCGTCCTGCTGGCGGCCTACGGCCTGTACCGCGCGGCGACGGCGAAACTGGACATCTTCCCCGAATTTTCCGCCAAGCGGGTGGTGGTACAGACCGAGGCCCAAGGCCTCACCGCCCGCCAGGTCGAGACCCTCCTGACCCTGCCCATCGAACGGAAGCTGGCCGGCATCGTCGGGCTGGACACCCTGCGCTCGGAGTCGATCCAGGGCTTGTCGGTGGTGACGGCAGTGTTCGAGGACGACACCGACCTCTACCGCGACCGGCAGCTGGTGAGCGAGCGCTTGGCGCTCCTGGCCGGGCAGCTTCCGGAGGGCGCCGGCACGCCTGTGCTGGTGCCGCTGTCCTCCTCTTCGGCCACAGTGCTGACGCTGGGCCTGACCGCCAAAACGGTCAGCCCGATGGAACTGCGGACCCTGGCGGACTGGGTAGTGACGCCGCGTATCCTCGCCGTACCGGGCGTCGCCGACGTCAACGTCTTCGGCGGCGCGGTGCAGCAGTTGCAGGTCGAAGTCGACCCCGCACGGCTCAAGCGCTTCGGCTTGGACCTCAACGCCGTGAGCGTGGCGGTGCGCCAGTCGTTCCGCACCCAGGGCGCCGGCTTCGTGGAGAACGAGAACCAGCGTTTGGCCCTTCAGGTCACGGGCCTCCCGCTCGGCCCGGAAAGCCTCGGCAACGTCATCCTCAACCGTTCGCCCGGCGCGGTGCTCAAGCTGCAGGACGTCGGGACGGTCGCTTTCGGTCCCAGGCCGCCGATCGGCGCGGCCGCGGTCAATGGCGCCGCCGGGATCGTCATGATGGTGATCGGCCAGTATGGCGCCAACACCCTCGAGGTATCGCGCGGCGTGGAACGCGGCCTGGCGGAACTCGCCCCCGTGCTCGCCGAACAAGGCGTGACGCTGCATCCCCATCTCTTCCGCCCCGCCGACTATATCGAGCGGGCGCTGGACAGCCTTGCCGGCCACCTGTTGGCGGGCGGGCTGCTGGTGGTGGCGGTGCTCTACGCCTTCCTGTACAACCTCCGCAGCGCCCTGATCTCCGCGGTGGCGATCCCGCTCTCGCTGCTGGGCGCCTTCGTGGTGCTCCAAGCCTTCGGCGTCAGCCTGAACCTCATGGTGCTGGGGGGACTGGCGATCGCCCTGGGTGAAGTCGTCGACGACGCCATCATCGACACCGAGAACATCTTCCGCCGGCTGCGGGAAAACCGCGCCGCTGCGCTTCCCCGCCCGGCGCGCGAGGTCGTTTACGAAGCCTCCATGGAAGTCCGCGGTTCGGTGGTTTACGCCAGTTTCATCGTGGCCCTGGTGTTCGTGCCCCTGCTGGGGCTGGGCGGGGTCGCCGGCCGTCTGTTCGCGCCGCTGGGCTATGCCTACATCGTCGCCATCCTGATCTCGCTGGCGACCGCGCTGACCGTCACGCCCGCGCTTTGCGTCGCCCTGCTGGCGGGCTCGAAGGAAACCGCCGGGACGCCGCCGCTGATCCGTTGGCTCCAGCCCCTTTACGGGCGATGGCTGCGGCGGACCGCGAAGCGGCCGGGACGGCTCGCGGCCGGCAGCCTCACGATCTGCATCCTGGCGGTTGCCCTGGCACCCGGGCTGGGCGGGGACTTCCTGCCGCGCCTGCGCGAGGGGCATTACATCGTGCACACGGCCAGCCTCCCCGGCACCTCGCTGCAGGAGTCGCTGCGCATCGGCGGCTTGATCGTGCGCGCCATCCTGCAGATTCCCGGCGTCGAATCGGCCTCGCAATGGGCGGGGCGGGCCGAGCGCGGCGCCGATACCTATGGCAGCCATTACAGCGAATACGAGGTGCGCCTCCACCCAATGTCCGGCGGCGAACAGCAGGCCGTGCTGGACCGGCTGCGCGGACTGCTGGAAGGCTTTCCCGGGATACGCGCCGAGGTGAACACCTTCCTGACCGAGCGGGTCAACGAGACCATTTCGGGCTACACCTCGCCGGTCGCGGTCAACCTGTACGGCGACGATCTGGACCTGCTGGACCGGAAAGCACGCGAGCTCGCGGCCGAGATCGGCAAAGTCGCGGGAGCCGCGGACGTACAGCTACGCTCGCCGCCCGGCTCGCCGCTGGCGGAAATCCGGCTGCGGCCCGATCAGCTCCAGATCTGGGGGCTGCGTCCGGGAGACGTCATGGATGCCGTGGACACCGCCTTCGCCGGCCGGACCGTGGGCCGCTTCGCGCTCGGCCAGCGCATCTTCGACGCTGCCGTCATCCTCCGGCCGGACCTGCGGCATTCGCTCGAGGGGCTGCGCGAACTACCGCTCAAAGGCCAGGACGGCATTCTCGTGCCCCTCGGCGAGGTGGCCGAAGTCGCGGAAACCGGGGAGCGCTACAACATCCTGCACCGCGGCGGCCGCCGCATCCAGACCGTGACCGCTGGCGTCGAGGGACGCGACCTCGCCTCGTTCCTGGAGGAAATGCGGACCCGGCTGGACGCAGTGCTGAAACGCTCGTCCGGCGTTTACGGGGAGATAGCCGGCGCCGCGGTAGAACAGGGCATCGCCCGGCGTGACCTGATCGCCCGCGCCTGCCTGGCCGGCGGCGGTGTGCTGATCCTGACCTATCTCGCGATCGGCAGCTTTCGGCACACCGTCATCGCCCTGGCCAACCTGCCGTTCTCGCTGGCCGGCGGGGTGCTGGCGGCGGTATTGTCCGGCACCAGCCTTTCGGTGGGCGCGCTGGTCGGCTTCGTGACGCTGTTCGGCATCACCATCCGCAACTCCATCATGCTGCTTTCGCATTACCGCCATTTGGTGGAAAGGGAAGGGCAGAACTGGAACCTCGACACCGCCGTACAGGGCGCCCAGGAACGCCTGCCGTCGATTCTGATGACGGCGCTGGTGACCGCCCTGGCGATGCTGCCCATCGCCATCGGCAGCGACAATCCGGGGCGGGAGATCATGGGGCCGATGGCCGCCATCATCATCGGCGGACTGCTCTCTTCCACCTGCCTCAATCTCGCTCTGCTGCCGGCGATGCTGCTGCGCTGGGGCCGGTTTTTTCGAAAACCGGTAGAATGTCGCCCGTGA